In Corylus avellana chromosome ca2, CavTom2PMs-1.0, the following proteins share a genomic window:
- the LOC132168957 gene encoding kinesin-like protein KIN-1, translating to MSVDGPFRHNESTSNITVCARFRPLSSKEKRDHGDTVCIRSIDTETFPFKDEKEEDFTFSLDRVFYEESKQAEVYEFLTLPIVRDAVNAINGTIITYGQVTSLKVNAGKLVLVDLAGSEKVEKMGAEWRVLEEAKMINKSLSALGNVINALTCGSGRANHISYRDSKLTRILQDALVTLILPGGISRTALLCCCSPSSSNASESLSTLRFGGRAKHIKSSPRVNCNDDKLAKKQEVLYPNKDESCERILNKLRERLDIEDVKLLKELFILEGIFFDPYSVDEELETGYDDATLGTISLLQHELEELVPNFEEGENKALKDRIAAVERHDALRKEDGIISNVLDKISGIIRFFIFWGSFSSVKMPFQGSVSHT from the exons ATGTCCGTCGACGGGCCGTTCAGA CACAACGAAAGTACGTCAAATATAACGGTCTGTGCTCGCTTCAGGCCTTTGAGTTCGAAAGAGAAAAGAGATCATGGTGATACTGTCTGTATTCGAAGCATTGACACTGAAACTTTCCCTTTCAAG GATGAGAAGGAGGAAGATTTCACTTTCAGCCTCGATAGGGTATTCTATGAGGAATCTAAGCAAGCTGAGGTCTATGAATTTCTAACTTTGCCTATCGTTCGAG ATGCTGTTAATGCAATCAACGGGACGATTATTACTTACGGACAGGTAACAT CATTGAA AGTGAACGCTGGGAAACTAGTCCTTGTGGACTTGGCAGGATCAGAGAAAGTGGAGAAAATGGGGGCTGAATGGAGAGTTCTTGAAGAAGCTAAAATGATCAACAAGTCCCTCTCAGCCCTTGGGAATGTTATAAATGCTTTGACATGTGGCTCAGGCAGAGCAAACCACATCTCATATCGTGATTCCAAGCTTACTCGGATTCTCCAGGATGCGCTTGTTA CTCTCATCTTGCCGGGTGGGATCTCCAGAACTGCTTTATTGTGTTGTTGCTCACCGAGCTCTTCAAATGCATCAGAGAGCCTATCCACTCTTCGGTTTGGCGGGAG GGCAAAGCATATCAAGTCATCACCACGTGTTAACTGCAATGATGATAAACTTGCTAAGAAGCAAGAAGTTCTCTATCCAAATAAAGATGAATCATGCGAGAGAATTTTAAACAAG TTGAGGGAGAGATTGGATATTGAAGATGTGAAATTACTCAAAGAGTTGTTCATACTGGAGGGAATTTTCTTTGATCCATATTCGGTTGATGAAGAGCTGGAAACAGGTTATGATGATGCTACTTTAGGGACAATTTCCTTATTACAACACGAATTGGAAGAGCTTGTGCCTAATTTCGAAGAG GGGGAGAACAAGGCTCTCAAAGACAGAATAGCAGCCGTTGAAAGGCATGATGCACTCCGCAAGGAAGATGGCATAATTTCAAATGTTCTGGATAAGATTTCAGGCATTATCCGTTTCTTCATTTTCTGGGGATCATTCTCTTCTGTCAAGATGCCATTTCAAGGTTCTGTCTCGCACACATAA